The Acidobacteriota bacterium genome contains a region encoding:
- a CDS encoding antitoxin, which produces MRTTLTLDDDVADFLKEQSRLRGRPFKQVVNEVLRRGMVSGLRGTEPPRFRVEPNRSGLVPGVDPLRLNQLNDQLEVEDFAGESGQ; this is translated from the coding sequence ATGAGGACGACATTGACTCTTGACGACGATGTGGCGGACTTCTTGAAGGAACAGAGCCGCCTGCGGGGCAGGCCGTTCAAGCAGGTGGTGAACGAGGTCCTGCGGCGAGGCATGGTGTCCGGCCTGCGAGGAACGGAACCGCCCAGGTTCCGGGTCGAGCCCAATCGCAGCGGGCTCGTCCCGGGTGTGGATCCGTTGCGGCTCAACCAGCTCAACGATCAACTGGAGGTGGAAGACTTCGCCGGGGAGAGCGGACAGTGA
- a CDS encoding type II toxin-antitoxin system VapC family toxin has protein sequence MIVPDTNLLVYAYNDGAPHHEAARRWWEDLINGAERVGLPWMVSTGFVRLMTHPRVLRSPVSPVDAIAHVRDWFRYAHVSPINAGAEHLTHVQRNLEAAGVGANLVTDAHIAALAMEYQAEVHSNDSDFSRFPGLRWRNPL, from the coding sequence GTGATCGTGCCGGATACCAATCTGCTGGTCTATGCCTACAACGACGGTGCGCCGCATCACGAGGCAGCCAGACGCTGGTGGGAGGACTTGATCAACGGCGCGGAGAGAGTCGGCCTCCCCTGGATGGTCTCGACCGGTTTCGTACGACTCATGACCCATCCACGGGTGCTGAGATCGCCCGTCTCGCCGGTCGACGCCATCGCACACGTCAGGGACTGGTTTCGGTACGCCCATGTCTCGCCGATCAACGCCGGCGCCGAGCACCTGACGCACGTGCAGCGGAATCTCGAGGCCGCCGGCGTCGGCGCCAATCTCGTGACGGACGCCCATATCGCGGCGCTGGCGATGGAGTATCAGGCGGAGGTCCACTCGAACGATTCCGACTTCAGCCGGTTTCCCGGCCTCCGGTGGCGGAACCCGCTGTGA
- a CDS encoding N-acetyltransferase family protein — protein MITIRRAAAADLPFITKVMNHYIATSTCTFHLEPRTPEDYAVWFRDRTDIHPVTVAELDSDPAGFAYLSPWRPREAYRRSVEGSVYVHPERHRCGVGRALLADLIERARSLGHRSLIGGTCTEVEASLALQRALGFTTVGVLKDVGYKFGRWLDVEHTQFDAVARRTRTTHSRGEFGHRDVATARLPAPPVTAGSATGGRETG, from the coding sequence ATGATCACCATTCGACGCGCCGCCGCGGCGGACCTCCCCTTCATCACGAAGGTCATGAACCACTACATCGCGACGTCGACCTGTACGTTCCATCTCGAACCGCGGACGCCGGAAGACTACGCGGTGTGGTTTCGCGACCGGACCGACATCCACCCGGTGACCGTCGCGGAGCTCGACAGCGACCCCGCCGGATTCGCATACCTGTCGCCGTGGCGGCCGCGCGAGGCGTACCGTCGTTCGGTCGAGGGATCGGTCTACGTCCACCCGGAGCGGCATCGCTGCGGCGTCGGGCGGGCACTGCTGGCGGACCTGATCGAACGCGCGCGATCACTCGGTCATCGCAGCCTGATCGGCGGAACCTGCACCGAGGTCGAGGCCAGCCTGGCCTTGCAGCGCGCGCTCGGCTTCACAACGGTAGGCGTGCTGAAGGACGTCGGCTACAAGTTCGGCCGCTGGCTCGACGTCGAGCACACCCAGTTTGATGCTGTAGCGCGGCGGACTCGCACAACTCACTCTCGGGGCGAATTCGGGCACCGGGATGTGGCAACGGCGCGCCTCCCGGCGCCGCCGGTCACAGCGGGTTCCGCCACCGGAGGCCGGGAAACCGGCTGA
- a CDS encoding BlaI/MecI/CopY family transcriptional regulator yields the protein MTARRRPTDAELAILRVLWAQGPSTVREVAEEMGRESAYTTVLKLLQIMIDKGLVRRDESSRTHVYRAARSERATQRQLVRDLADRAFGGSAARLVMQALAAKRASPEELAEIRRWLAEQDTSA from the coding sequence ATGACCGCCCGCCGACGACCGACCGACGCCGAGCTCGCCATCCTGCGCGTCCTGTGGGCGCAGGGGCCGAGCACGGTCCGGGAGGTCGCGGAAGAGATGGGGCGGGAGAGCGCCTACACGACGGTGCTGAAGCTGCTGCAGATCATGATCGACAAGGGCCTGGTGCGTCGGGACGAGTCCTCGCGCACGCATGTCTACCGCGCGGCCCGCTCCGAGCGCGCGACCCAGCGGCAGCTCGTGCGGGATCTGGCCGACCGCGCCTTCGGCGGCTCGGCGGCGAGACTGGTGATGCAGGCGCTGGCCGCGAAGAGGGCGTCGCCCGAGGAGCTCGCCGAGATCCGCCGGTGGCTGGCGGAACAGGATACGAGCGCGTGA
- a CDS encoding M56 family metallopeptidase, producing the protein MRDWIEITGWTLLHFVWQGALLGLAVAGVLWLCRRRSANARYAVASGGLVALLAAPVLTAAVLWQAARTVEPLQAADRSAAREPGNRSPGGHALVARDSLGALPARLAAALPGVVAVWLAGVSLLLVRTGGGLWRVHRLHEAGLAAPASRWQEAAARLASRLGLVNAVRVVESRLVGTPTVVGWMRPIILLPVAALANLTPAQVEAILAHELAHIRRHDYLVNLLQSLGETVLFYHPAVWWVSGRIRAERENCCDDVALVVSGDRVGYASALAALEEWRGRETAPALGVTDGPLSGRVRRILDRPLDTRPRSRGRMAAWTAALLLCAGIGTAVWPRQGTTHATQVAGAGTVQGAQTTPGAAAVDWRASETEHFEIRYGAALSDDIDRIEAAAERAYRRVSERLGDDLPFRVPLILFATREDFERQDLAPGANLTGIASFSEPVGNRIAVLVEEWGDDPVARISYELTHIFAFEAVPRADPGVGVPLWADED; encoded by the coding sequence ATGAGAGACTGGATCGAGATCACCGGTTGGACGCTGCTGCACTTCGTGTGGCAGGGAGCCCTCCTCGGCCTGGCCGTCGCGGGCGTCCTGTGGCTCTGCCGGCGCCGGTCGGCGAACGCCCGCTACGCGGTCGCCTCCGGCGGTCTGGTGGCGTTGCTCGCCGCGCCCGTGTTGACCGCGGCGGTCCTGTGGCAGGCGGCGCGTACGGTCGAGCCGCTCCAGGCGGCGGACCGGTCGGCGGCCCGCGAGCCGGGCAATCGTTCGCCGGGAGGCCACGCGCTCGTCGCCCGCGACTCGCTGGGCGCCCTCCCCGCACGCCTCGCCGCGGCGCTGCCGGGGGTCGTGGCCGTGTGGCTCGCCGGGGTTTCTCTGCTGCTGGTGCGGACGGGCGGCGGACTGTGGCGGGTGCACCGGCTCCACGAGGCCGGACTTGCGGCGCCGGCCTCGCGCTGGCAGGAGGCGGCGGCGCGGCTGGCGTCACGCCTCGGCCTCGTGAACGCGGTTCGGGTCGTGGAGTCGCGCCTCGTCGGCACGCCCACCGTCGTCGGTTGGATGCGCCCGATCATTCTGCTTCCGGTCGCCGCGCTCGCCAATCTCACACCGGCGCAGGTCGAGGCGATCCTCGCGCACGAGCTGGCTCACATCCGCCGGCACGACTACCTCGTCAACCTGCTGCAGTCGCTGGGGGAGACGGTTCTCTTCTATCACCCGGCCGTCTGGTGGGTGTCGGGACGTATCCGGGCCGAGCGCGAGAACTGCTGCGACGACGTCGCGCTCGTGGTGAGCGGCGACCGCGTCGGCTACGCCTCGGCCCTCGCGGCGCTGGAGGAGTGGCGCGGGCGCGAGACGGCGCCGGCGCTCGGGGTGACCGACGGCCCGCTGAGTGGACGAGTGCGACGGATTCTGGATCGGCCGCTCGACACTCGGCCGCGCTCCCGCGGTCGGATGGCGGCATGGACCGCGGCGCTGTTGCTGTGCGCCGGGATTGGCACGGCCGTGTGGCCGCGACAAGGTACGACCCACGCCACGCAGGTCGCCGGAGCGGGAACGGTGCAGGGAGCGCAGACGACTCCTGGAGCCGCGGCGGTCGATTGGCGGGCCTCCGAAACGGAGCATTTCGAGATCCGTTACGGCGCTGCCCTCTCCGATGACATCGATCGCATCGAGGCGGCGGCCGAGCGCGCATACCGGCGGGTGAGCGAACGCCTGGGTGATGATCTGCCGTTCAGGGTGCCGCTGATCCTCTTCGCGACGCGCGAGGACTTCGAGCGGCAGGACCTCGCGCCGGGCGCCAACCTGACCGGGATCGCCTCGTTCTCGGAACCGGTCGGGAACCGGATCGCCGTGCTCGTCGAGGAGTGGGGCGACGATCCGGTTGCCCGCATCTCCTACGAGCTGACGCATATCTTCGCCTTCGAGGCGGTCCCGCGTGCCGACCCCGGCGTCGGCGTTCCCCTCTGGGCCGACGAGGACTAG